The following coding sequences lie in one Haematobia irritans isolate KBUSLIRL chromosome 3, ASM5000362v1, whole genome shotgun sequence genomic window:
- the LOC142231462 gene encoding uncharacterized protein LOC142231462: protein MSEGFAILATDASPMENSTGCSVCNISTKENFAYKIANKVSSLTGELHAIEKAVDIIIEDGICKSAIFTDSKNACLLLGNNTQHNYLINEILRKINNSMISKLSLIWTPSHVGIPPNELADHFARHAADAGCLIESKHSVKDAQNKIKNLLWNE from the coding sequence ATGTCAGAAGGCTTTGCTATTCTGGCCACCGATGCCTCTCCGATGGAAAACTCAACGGGTTGCTCAGTGTGCAATATTTCTACCAAAGAAAACTTCGCTTACAAGATTGCAAATAAAGTTTCCTCACTCACAGGAGAGTTACATGCAATTGAAAAAGCTGTAGACATAATTATTGAAGACGGCATTTGTAAATCTGCGATCTTCACTGATAGCAAAAATGCCTGTCTACTATTAGGCAATAACACTCAACACAACTACCTTATAAACGAAATCCTAAGGAAGATAAACAATTCTATGATCTCAAAACTTTCTCTAATATGGACACCATCTCATGTGGGTATTCCACCAAATGAATTGGCTGATCATTTCGCAAGGCATGCTGCTGATGCTGGCTGCTTAATAGAGTCTAAGCACTCTGTAAAGGATgcacaaaataaaatcaaaaacctGCTATGGAATGAATAG